The Rufibacter sp. DG15C region TTCGTGGTCAAGGCTCTATTAATGCTGGAAATGATCCATTGTATATTATCGATGGGGTTCAAGTAGCCAATGGAGGTACTTCTGGTGCATCTTCATCAAATGCTTTATCTTCTATTAACCCAAATGACATTGAGTCAATTGAGGTATTAAAAGATGCGGCAGCAGCTTCTATTTATGGTGCGCAAGCAGCTAATGGCGTTGTTTTGATTACAACCAAACGTGGTAAGTCAGGCAAAACCAAGGTTACTTTCTCTGCGCAAGAGGGTACTGTAGACCGTATTAAGAAATTAGAGACTTTATCTGCAGCAGATTATTCAGACCTGCGTTATGAGGCATTCTTTAATAGATATGGTGGTACTGTTCCAACAAACCCGGCACAGCCAACCCGGTCATATGTTTATAGCTTGTATGGAGATCCAGCTACTGTAGAAACTACAGATTGGCAAGATTTAGTTTATCAGACAGGTAGACTAAGAACGTATGACCTTTCTGCTTCTGGTGGTGATGAGAAAACGAGGTTTTTGTTCTCTGGTTCTTATAACAAGCAAGAAGGACAAATTAAGAAATCTGACTTTGAAAGAGGAACTGCAAGACTAAATATTGACCATAAGGCAACAGATAAGCTTTCTTTCTTAGCCAATATCAGCTTATCTACTATTACTCAAAATGGAAACATTGCTGACGGCGCGTTTATCAACAGCCCTCAGTTTTCTGCACCATTGATTCTTCCTTATCAAAAAGTGTATAAAGAAGATGGTACTTACAATGCTCCACTAGTAGGTGCATTCTCTTATAACCTAGTACAACTATTGGATTATCAATACAGAAAGGCTGTCACTAACCAGACTGTAAGTAGCTTTGCTGCTGTTTACAAGGTAAATCCTTCTTTATACTGGAAGTCATTTGTAGGTGTTGATTTCGCTGATAACCAAGATGATTTCTATTCAGATCCTAGAGTTCCTCAGTTTGCAACTACAGGTGGTTCTGCAACTAACACCAACCGCAGAACTTTGAACTGGAATACTAGCCATACCATGTCTTACAACAAATCGATTGCTGAAATCCATAATATTTCAGGATTAGTTGGAGCTGAGTATCGTCAAGAAGTAAGAGAAACACAACAAGCTACAGGACAGAACTTCCCTAACGGGCTTTTCCGTACGCTGGCCTCTGCCTCTACTCCAATCACCACAACAGGTACTTATACTACTTATAGGACCGCTGGTATTTTTGCCAATGCTAAGTATGATTTGAGCAATAAATACTTTGCAAGTGCCACAGTGCGTTATGATGGTTCTTCTAAATTCGGTAAAAACAATCGTTATGGCTTGTTCTATTCAGGTTCAGTAGCATGGGCAATGAATGAAGAAAGCTTCTTGTCTGATGTTGCCGTTTTAGATAACCTTAAACTTAGATTAAGCTACGGTGTAACTGGTAACTCTCAGATTGATAACTTTGCCTCTAGAGCCTTATTTGGCGGTGGTGGACAATACAATGGAAACCCAGGTATCCGTCCTTCACAATTAGGTAATGATGATCTTACGTGGGAAGAAGCTAAAACAATCAACTTCGGTTTAGATTATGGTTTCTTTGGCAACCGTGTAACTGGATCTGTTGACGTATTTAGACGTAATAACGAGCGCCTGTTACTTGCAAAACAACTTCCTACAGATAGTGGATTTGGTTCCATCTTCCAAAACGTTGGTGTTGTAAGAAATGAGGGTCTTGAAATTGAGGTGGGAACAGTTAATGTTGATGCAGGTGGATTCAAATGGTCTACCAATTTCAACATCACATTCCAACGCAATAAGATTGTTGAGTTACAAGATGGCTTGAAAAATATTGGTACAGGTCTCCGCGTAGGCGAGCCAATTGACATCTTGTGGTACCCAGAGTTTGCTGGTGTAAACCCTGCAGATGGACGTCCAATGTACTATGATACCCTTGGTAACATTACATACAATGTAAGAGCTAGAGACTCTAAGGTAATTGGACAATACCTTCCTAAATCTTTTGGTGGGTTAACCAACTCTTTCAGCTTTAAAGGTTTGACACTAGATGTATTCTTCCAAGGTTCATTTGGAAGCAAAACGCTGAACAATAACGCCTATTTTATGTCTAACTCTGCCTCTACTGGTTACAACCAAACAAGAGATCAGCTAGACAGATGGATTAAGCCTGGTCAAATCACTGATGTGCCAAGACCATATGAAGGTGGAGCTGAGCCTGGAACAACTGGTGTGTTTGCATTCTCAAGCAAGCAAGTTGAAGACAACTCTTATATCCGTTTAAAGCAGGTTTCTTTAAGCTACAACCTGCCAGAGACATTAATATCTAGAGTTGGTCTTTCTAATGCACGGGTATTTGTACAAGGACTTAACCTGTTGACTTTCACTGGTTATTCTGGATTGGATCCAGAGCTTTTATATAATGAAATAGGAACATACCCTCAAGCCAAACAGCTTTCAGGTGGAGTTTCAGTTAGCTTCTAATTTTTATATTTAAAGATAATGTTACAGAAACGCATAATGTTAGCGTTACTAGGAGGAGCTATGCTTTCCTTTAGCGCGTGCGACGACCTTTTAGATACTGAGCCACGTCAATCAGTTAGTTCTGAAGTGGCCTTGACAGATATAACCGGAGTTAGAGCAGTTTTAAATTCTGTATATGACCGGTTACAGGTTAATACATATTATGGTGCCCAGATGATGTTGGCGCCAGATGTAATGGCTGATAACCTTAGACAGACTACTCCTAACTCAAACCGTTATACCTTCTTTCAAAACAATACCCAAGGGTTAGCAATATGGGGAACAGCCTATGCTGCAATCAATGAAGTAAATTTTGTGATCAAAGGTATTGAGACAGCTACCACTACTGAAGCTGAGAAAAGTCAAATAAGAGGTGAGGCACATTTTTTAAGAGCCCTGCTCTACTTTGATTTAGCTAGAATATATGGTTATGAGCCTGGCAAAGAAGTTAGCGGATGGAATCTTTCAGCTGTTTTGAGACTTACTCCAACGGCATCTTTAGCAGATGCTGATATGCGTGAAAGAAGCACTAACGTTGCCGTTTATACTCAAATAGAATCTGATTTAGGAGTTGCTATTAAAAATCTTGTAGCTCCATCTACTTCAGCTGCCCATTTTAGAGGAAACAAGGCTGCAGCAGAGGCTTTAATGTCAAGAGTTTCCCTGTACCAAGGGAAATGGCAACAAGCTCTTGATAACGCTAAGGCGGCTTTGGCTACTAAAGGGTTCACAACGGCTGCAGGAGGAGGGGTAACGGCTACCTCTGTTGGAACTAGCGGTTTGACTTCTAAGGCTAACTATGTGAATGCCTTTAAAACGCAACCAAATCCAGAGTCTTTGTTCGAATTACGTTATATCCAAGCCACTGAGTCTTTAGGATCTAATGAGTCATTGCACTCATTAACATCTACATTTACCACAGGCGCATGGGGTGATATAGTTCCAACGGCTGAGTTGTATAACCTATATGAGGCTGGTGATGTGCGTAAAAACATGTACTATTCACCAGCAACACCACCAGCTGGTGTGCCATCAACGCCAAAAGAAACAGGCTTAGTTTACTCACAGAAGTATTCTGCAACTGGTGGAGCGTTTACAGACAACATCCCATTGTTTAGAACCTCTGAGCTATATTTAATAAAAGCTGAAGCTGAAGCCGAACTTAATAATTTGACAGATGCATTACTTGATTTGAATGCTTTAAGACTACGATCAGGTGCTTCTGTTATTGTTGAGACTGACAAAGGAACCATCATTGACAAAATCCTAGTTGAAAGAAGACTTGAATTAGCTTTTGAAGGTCACAGATTCTTTGACTTGAAGAGAAGAGGTTTGCCAATTGATAAGCAAGATCCGACGCCTAGTTTGGATTACTCTAACTTCAGAGTTTTGTCTGCAATTCCTGCAGACCAAGTGACTCTAAATCCTAAAATCAAACAGAATCCAGGTTATTAATTCCCAGTGAAATGAAGATATTAAATAAATACATACTTGGTTGTCTTGTCCTTCTTTCATTTGGACTGACCTCTTGCTTTGAAGAGGAAGATAAATCATATAGTGGTCCAACAGTTGTTGAATTTAAAAATCATACTTTGGGTATGACAACAGCTGCTTTGCGTTCAAAAGGCGTTGTTCAATTAACAGGTCTAACACAGACAGATACGTCTAGAGTTATAACTGCTAAACAGTATAGCACTGGTACACCACCTGTTGTTACTTCAGCCCGTACCGTAGACACTGTATTAGTTCAATTAGTGGGTCCTCAAAGACCAACAGCAACTGAAGTTAGTTTTGAGGTTTTGCCAACTAGCACAGCTGTAGAGGGAACAGACTATACTTTTGACGCCATGAGTGCAAACAAGAAAATAGTTATCGCTCCTAATACATCACACGGGCTCATCTTAATTAAGCCTATTAGTATTCCTGGCACGGCCACTAAGAGGATTATATTAAGATTAAAAGGAAGTGGTGATGTGGCCGTTTCTCCTAATTATGATACGTTCTACTTATCCATCTATCAACCTCAATAATTAATTGATATATAAAAAAAGCGGGTACCCATAGTGGGTACCCGCTTTTTTTATGTGGAATACCTATATCTTTAAGAGTAGGACTGTAATCCCTTGTTCACGACATGATTAAGAAAATATCTCTATTTGCTATTCTAGCAATCATCTTCTTCACCACAGGCGCCTTCTTTGGCAGGCAGGTGCAGATGGAAAAAATTACCATACCCATGGTGCAAGGTGCTCAGAAACTGTTGGGGTTATCATTTACCCCAGCTCAGATAGACACGGCGCTTGCAGAACTTACAGATTTGCGAAATGGCTATACTCGCCTGCGGGAGGTGAAGTTGGAGAACAGCGTACTTCCTGCTTTGCAATTCAATCCCATTCCGGTAGGCTTTCAGTTTGCCAAAGGGCGGGAAAAGTTCAAGGCATCTTCAATCAGCAAAATGAGTTTGCCGACCAATAGAGAAGAATTGGCTTTTTACTCAGTGAGAGAATTGGCTGAGCTTTTGAAGAATAAAAAAATCACCTCTTTGGAATTGACTCAGTTTTTTCTGGATCGCTTGAAGCGGTACAATACCCAATTACACTGCGTCACTACTTTCACGGAAGAGTTAGCCTTGCAGCAAGCCAAGCAAGCCGATGATGAGATCAAGGCAGGTAAGTACAAAGGGCTGTTGCATGGCATCCCGTTTGGCGTTAAAGATTTGCTGAGTACCAAAGGCTATAAAACCACTTGGGGATCTGTGCCTTTCAAAGACCAGGTAATTGACGAAGATGCCACCGTGGTCATTAAACTAAGAGAGGCCGGAGCAGTGCTGGTAGCAAAGATGACCTTGGGGGAATTAGCCATGGGCGACGTTTGGTACGGAGGCAAAACTAGAACACCATGGGACCTGACAAGAGGCTCCAGTGGTTCTTCAGCGGGCTCAGCATCTGCCGTGGCGGCGGGCTTATTGCCGTTTGCCATAGGGACAGAGACGCTGGGTTCCATAGTGTCGCCGTCTAATGCCTGCGGGACCACTGGTCTGCGGCCTACGTATGGCCGCGTGAGTAGACATGGGGCTATGGCCTTGAGCTGGTCCATGGATAAGATTGGTCCTATTGCCAGAACTGTGGAGGACTGTGCTATTGTGTTCAACGCCATCTATGGCCCAGACGGGAAAGATCAGACGGTCTATGATGCGCCTTTCAATTACAACGCCAAGCAAGACCTCAAAAAACTTAGAATTGGCTATTTAAAAACGGATTTCGACCGAAACTATCCTACCAAAGCCCAAGACCAGGCTACGCTGGAGGCCCTCAGAAAAGCAGGACATGAGTTGATCCCAATGGATTTGCCTAAGATACCAGTGAATGATTTGGTCATGACTATTTCAGTGGAAGGAGCCACCGCCTTTGATGAAATCACCCGCAACAACAAAGTAGCCGACATGGTCAACCAAGATAAGAATGCTTGGCCCAACACCTTTAGAAGCGCCCGCTTTATTCCGGCGGTGGAATACTTGCAGGCCCAGCGGGTACGGAATCAGCTTATACAGGAGATGCACAAGATGATGGAGAAGGTAGATGTGTATGTATCTCCTTCTTTTGCCAGCAGCAATCTAGTTGTGACTAATCTGACGGGGCATCCTTGCGTGGTGATACCAAATGGGTTTAATGCTCGTAATTTGCCCACTACTATTACCTTTATAGGCAAGCTGTTTGGCGAGGCAGAATTACTAGCCTTTGTGAAATCGTACCAAGACCAGACAGATTTCCATAAAAAGCATCCAGCAGCCTTCTTAAAGTAATTTCCGTTTTTGACCTATTTTCTAGAAAAGAGCCTAAAAATGCGTTTCATCAAGACTGTAGTGGCGGTAAGCGCCTCCCTTTTGTACCCGTTGGTATCGGGCTTTGCCCAGACCAAGCCCGCCCTAACCGTTGAAAAAATCATGCGTGACCCTGCGCAGTGGATTGGGACCTCGCCTAGCAATGTTTATTGGGCAGAGAACAGCAAGCAAGTGTATTTCCTCTGGAATCCTGAGAAGACCAGACAGGATTCTCTGTATGTGGTAGACACGGGTTCCAAGAAGATCAACAAGGTGTCTAAAGCCATTAGGTTGGCCATGCCATCGCAAGGCGGAACCTACAATAGACTGCGCACGCAACGCGTGTATGAGAAAGCCGGTGATGTGTTTTTGCTGGATGTGAAATCAGGCAAGAATAGACAAATCACGTCAACGGCGGATAGAGAGTCATCGCCCACCTTCACCGCTGATGAGCAACGGGTGGCCTATCTAAAGGATGGCAATTTGTTTACCTGGAACATCAGCAATGGACAAGTAAAGCAACTCACCGATTTTAGGAGAGGCCGCAAACCTGTTGATCCTACGCAGACTCGAGACAAGCAGGAACTGTTTTTAAGAGAGCAGCAACTGGACCTGTTGCAGATTGTGAAGAAGCGCGAGGAAGACCGTAAAAACCAACAACTGGCCCAGCGCGAGCTCACCCGAAACAGACCCAAAGAAATTTACACCGAAGACAAAACGGTAGACAACATTACCCTAAACCCAGATGAACGGTTCATCACCTACCGCTTAACCACCAGGCCCGCTAACAGTAAGATTGCGCAGGTGCCTAACTTCGTGACGGCTTCTGGCTACACCGAAGACATTCCCACTAGAACCAAGGTTGGCGCGATGCAGGCTACCTATGAGATGGGCGTGTATGATGTGAAAGCAGATACTACCTACCTGGTGTCCTTCAGAGGTTTGACCGGGATACAGGAAAAACCAGCGTTCCAGAAAGAAGGCCAGAAGCCAACTACAGAAGCAGACAAGGCAGCCGCAGACGCTGCACGTAGAGTGATGATGTTCGGGCCGTATTATTCCACAGACGGCAAGCAAGGCGTTTTGGTGATAAGATCGGCAGACAACAAAGACCGCTGGATTGCCTCTTTTGACCCGGCTACCAGAACCGTGAAGACTTTGGACCGCCAGCGCGACGAGGCCTGGGTGAACGGTTTCGGGCCGGGCATCATAGGGTGGATGCCAGACAACAAACGCATCTATTTCACCTCTGAGGAAAGCGGCTATGCCCATTTGTACACGCTAGATATAGCATCTGGCAAGAAGGCAGCCTTGACCAGCGGAAAGTACGAAGTGTTGAACGTGCAGATGTCCAAAGACCAGAAGCATTGGTACCTGACCACCAACCAGGTGCACCCAGGGGAGCAGCATTTTTACCGTCTGCCGTTGAACGGCGGCAAAGCCGAGCAGATTACCCGCATGACGGGTGCGCATGAGGTCACAATGTCACCAGATGAAAAGACACTGGCAGTGCGCTATTCCTACTCCAACAAGCCCTGGGAGTTGTTCTTGATAGACAACAAGCCGGGCGCAAAACCAGTGCAAATCACCAATTCCCTCACCGAAGAATTCAAGGCTTATCCGTGGCGCGAACCGGAAGTGATTACCTACAAGGCTGAAGACGGCGCCGATGTACACGCCCGCTTATACAAACCAGCCAATGGCGTGTCTAACGGCCCGGCGGTGATTTTTGTGCATGGTGCGGGATACTTACAGAATGCGCACAAGTGGTGGAGCACCTACTTCAGGGAGTACATGTTCCACAACCTATTAGTAGACAAAGGCTACACCGTTTTGGATATTGACTACCGCGGAAGCGCCGGCTACGGCCGTGACTGGCGCACGGGTATATACCGCCACATGGGGGGCAAAGACCTGAGCGACCACGTGGACGGCGCTAAGCTGCTGGCTGAGAAATACAATGTAGATCCTAAACGAATTGGCATTTACGGCGGATCTTACGGTGGCTTCATCACGTTAATGGCCATGTTTACGCAGCCAGATGTGTTTGCCGCCGGGGCCGCGTTACGATCTGTGACGGACTGGTCGCATTACAACCACGGCTACACCGCCAACATCTTAAATGAACCCCAAGCGGATAGTCTGGCTTATACCCGCAGCTCGCCCATCTACTTCGCCGAAGGCCTGAAAGGAGCACTGCTCATGTGCCATGGCATGGTAGATACCAACGTGCATTTCCAAGACATTGTACGCCTGTCGCAGCGCTTGATAGAATTGGGCAAAGATAATTGGGAACTGGCCGTGTACCCGGTAGAGGACCACGGTTTTGTAGAGCCCTCCAGCTGGACCGATGAATACAAGCGCATTCTTAAGCTGTTTGAAA contains the following coding sequences:
- a CDS encoding TonB-dependent receptor produces the protein MKKALLFSFVFVLALVTQAWAQNRTVTGRVTDAQTGEGMPGVTVQLKGTTTASPTDVNGGYEISVPSNGGTLVFTFIGYAKQEIAVSTQSSVNVKLGSDAAQMSEIVITGYGVQPKIETTGSTARVSGATIENLPVQSFDRALQGRAAGVQVTATSGQPGGALNVRVRGQGSINAGNDPLYIIDGVQVANGGTSGASSSNALSSINPNDIESIEVLKDAAAASIYGAQAANGVVLITTKRGKSGKTKVTFSAQEGTVDRIKKLETLSAADYSDLRYEAFFNRYGGTVPTNPAQPTRSYVYSLYGDPATVETTDWQDLVYQTGRLRTYDLSASGGDEKTRFLFSGSYNKQEGQIKKSDFERGTARLNIDHKATDKLSFLANISLSTITQNGNIADGAFINSPQFSAPLILPYQKVYKEDGTYNAPLVGAFSYNLVQLLDYQYRKAVTNQTVSSFAAVYKVNPSLYWKSFVGVDFADNQDDFYSDPRVPQFATTGGSATNTNRRTLNWNTSHTMSYNKSIAEIHNISGLVGAEYRQEVRETQQATGQNFPNGLFRTLASASTPITTTGTYTTYRTAGIFANAKYDLSNKYFASATVRYDGSSKFGKNNRYGLFYSGSVAWAMNEESFLSDVAVLDNLKLRLSYGVTGNSQIDNFASRALFGGGGQYNGNPGIRPSQLGNDDLTWEEAKTINFGLDYGFFGNRVTGSVDVFRRNNERLLLAKQLPTDSGFGSIFQNVGVVRNEGLEIEVGTVNVDAGGFKWSTNFNITFQRNKIVELQDGLKNIGTGLRVGEPIDILWYPEFAGVNPADGRPMYYDTLGNITYNVRARDSKVIGQYLPKSFGGLTNSFSFKGLTLDVFFQGSFGSKTLNNNAYFMSNSASTGYNQTRDQLDRWIKPGQITDVPRPYEGGAEPGTTGVFAFSSKQVEDNSYIRLKQVSLSYNLPETLISRVGLSNARVFVQGLNLLTFTGYSGLDPELLYNEIGTYPQAKQLSGGVSVSF
- a CDS encoding prolyl oligopeptidase family serine peptidase codes for the protein MRFIKTVVAVSASLLYPLVSGFAQTKPALTVEKIMRDPAQWIGTSPSNVYWAENSKQVYFLWNPEKTRQDSLYVVDTGSKKINKVSKAIRLAMPSQGGTYNRLRTQRVYEKAGDVFLLDVKSGKNRQITSTADRESSPTFTADEQRVAYLKDGNLFTWNISNGQVKQLTDFRRGRKPVDPTQTRDKQELFLREQQLDLLQIVKKREEDRKNQQLAQRELTRNRPKEIYTEDKTVDNITLNPDERFITYRLTTRPANSKIAQVPNFVTASGYTEDIPTRTKVGAMQATYEMGVYDVKADTTYLVSFRGLTGIQEKPAFQKEGQKPTTEADKAAADAARRVMMFGPYYSTDGKQGVLVIRSADNKDRWIASFDPATRTVKTLDRQRDEAWVNGFGPGIIGWMPDNKRIYFTSEESGYAHLYTLDIASGKKAALTSGKYEVLNVQMSKDQKHWYLTTNQVHPGEQHFYRLPLNGGKAEQITRMTGAHEVTMSPDEKTLAVRYSYSNKPWELFLIDNKPGAKPVQITNSLTEEFKAYPWREPEVITYKAEDGADVHARLYKPANGVSNGPAVIFVHGAGYLQNAHKWWSTYFREYMFHNLLVDKGYTVLDIDYRGSAGYGRDWRTGIYRHMGGKDLSDHVDGAKLLAEKYNVDPKRIGIYGGSYGGFITLMAMFTQPDVFAAGAALRSVTDWSHYNHGYTANILNEPQADSLAYTRSSPIYFAEGLKGALLMCHGMVDTNVHFQDIVRLSQRLIELGKDNWELAVYPVEDHGFVEPSSWTDEYKRILKLFETNLQKK
- a CDS encoding amidase; translated protein: MIKKISLFAILAIIFFTTGAFFGRQVQMEKITIPMVQGAQKLLGLSFTPAQIDTALAELTDLRNGYTRLREVKLENSVLPALQFNPIPVGFQFAKGREKFKASSISKMSLPTNREELAFYSVRELAELLKNKKITSLELTQFFLDRLKRYNTQLHCVTTFTEELALQQAKQADDEIKAGKYKGLLHGIPFGVKDLLSTKGYKTTWGSVPFKDQVIDEDATVVIKLREAGAVLVAKMTLGELAMGDVWYGGKTRTPWDLTRGSSGSSAGSASAVAAGLLPFAIGTETLGSIVSPSNACGTTGLRPTYGRVSRHGAMALSWSMDKIGPIARTVEDCAIVFNAIYGPDGKDQTVYDAPFNYNAKQDLKKLRIGYLKTDFDRNYPTKAQDQATLEALRKAGHELIPMDLPKIPVNDLVMTISVEGATAFDEITRNNKVADMVNQDKNAWPNTFRSARFIPAVEYLQAQRVRNQLIQEMHKMMEKVDVYVSPSFASSNLVVTNLTGHPCVVIPNGFNARNLPTTITFIGKLFGEAELLAFVKSYQDQTDFHKKHPAAFLK
- a CDS encoding RagB/SusD family nutrient uptake outer membrane protein, with amino-acid sequence MLALLGGAMLSFSACDDLLDTEPRQSVSSEVALTDITGVRAVLNSVYDRLQVNTYYGAQMMLAPDVMADNLRQTTPNSNRYTFFQNNTQGLAIWGTAYAAINEVNFVIKGIETATTTEAEKSQIRGEAHFLRALLYFDLARIYGYEPGKEVSGWNLSAVLRLTPTASLADADMRERSTNVAVYTQIESDLGVAIKNLVAPSTSAAHFRGNKAAAEALMSRVSLYQGKWQQALDNAKAALATKGFTTAAGGGVTATSVGTSGLTSKANYVNAFKTQPNPESLFELRYIQATESLGSNESLHSLTSTFTTGAWGDIVPTAELYNLYEAGDVRKNMYYSPATPPAGVPSTPKETGLVYSQKYSATGGAFTDNIPLFRTSELYLIKAEAEAELNNLTDALLDLNALRLRSGASVIVETDKGTIIDKILVERRLELAFEGHRFFDLKRRGLPIDKQDPTPSLDYSNFRVLSAIPADQVTLNPKIKQNPGY